The DNA sequence ATTAGTAtttgcttaaaaacaaaaaactgcggatgctggaaatccaaaacaaaaccagaattccctggaaaaactcagcaggtccggcagcatcggcggagaagaaaagagttgactcagGTTCTGTGGAaaggtcatgaagactcgaaacgtcaactcttttcttctccgccgatgctgccagacccgctgagtttttccaggtaattgtttttgtttctccCCCATGCCGAGTTCTAGCCCATCCGCTTCCTACAAAGCGTTCGGTCGCTAAATAAATAAAAGCCGAGCAACATTGGTACAGATGCTACAATTATTTCGGTTTAATCTGCGTTCCCAGACCAAAAACAAACGCCTTCAAAAtgtgttctgattagtttttcCACGGCAGCCCGAGACGGCACATGCGTTTGACGCTATGTGACCGGCGGTTGCCCGGTGACGGGACAGGAAGTGTCGATTACGCGCCCGATGACGGGACCGGAAGTGAGTCTCTGGCCGTTTGCtcgagctgctggaggcctccgGACTTTCGGTTAGTTTGTAGCCGGTCATTAGTATGATTCATTCGAGGGAGGAGCAGGAGGTAGCAGCCTACGAACGGCACGTTTCCAGAAATACCTGCGACTATCACTACCTGAAGGTCGGCCTGTGAGTGAGAAACAGTTCCCTGCACTGCGCGGCTCTTTTGAGTTTCTCCTGTTCGACTCACTCACTtaaatttctctttcttttttaaaacagtgaATTTGAGGGAACGAGGCCTGGGTTCAGGCTGAACGCTGCCCACTTTAAACAGTTGATCGTGTCGGCACTGAAGGATTTGCACGGTGAGGTATGAGTGCAGTAACTCGGGATTACACTCGCAAGTGCTGCGTGTTCCATTCCAAGCCATTCCCGCTATCCGAGGAATGTCATCG is a window from the Carcharodon carcharias isolate sCarCar2 chromosome 7, sCarCar2.pri, whole genome shotgun sequence genome containing:
- the rpp14 gene encoding ribonuclease P protein subunit p14 isoform X3, yielding MIHSREEQEVAAYERHVSRNTCDYHYLKVGLEFEGTRPGFRLNAAHFKQLIVSALKDLHGEIGAALPVDLLRFEEETLTAILRVKSSGLVKLWSALTLLGSYQNEKCAFRVTQFLNRMFI